The genomic DNA gaaagcgattccacccgcggctagcaggcacacatgtcagctgttgataacagctgatatgtgcgcggatcgccgccgcctgccggcggcagggtgcGGGGCTTAcccgcacacgatccatgacgtacccagtacgtcatgggtcgttaaggggttaaaggcaaacatactggtagaccaagagaGACATCAAAGCATCAACACAGGAAacgtaaagcaatatgtctccaaaacaggaaatgcacaacaaaaaaaatgaggaacgaatgggaggaaactggagccaatgtctgtgactgaactgtaagaaaccgcctaaaggaaataggatttacatacagaaaagctaaacaatacaaagatgactgcatgaagagaacatgtaaatttcaccAGTCATTGAtattatggggctgcatgtcagttaAAGGCACTGgcaagatggctgtcattacatctttaaaaaatgcccaagtttacattgaaattttggacacttttcttatcccatcaattgaaagcatgtttggggatgatgaaataatttatcaaaatgataatgccatagagcaaaaattgtgaaaacatttcttgaaagacacataaggtcaatgacatggcatgcaaatagtccggatctcaatccaattaaaaatctttggtggaagttgaagaaaatggtccatgacaaggctccaacctgcaaagctaatctagcaacagcaatcagagaaagttggagccagattaatgaagagtactgtttgtcactcattaagtccatgcctcagagactgcaagctgttataaaagacagaggtggtgcaacaaaatactagtgatgtattggagtgttcttttgtttgtttgtttttcatgattccataattttttcctcataattgagtgattccataatttttccccctgtttggtcttgataagtaaccattactggctgcacattatgttttcatgatttctttTAGTGTTTCCTAAagacagaaagttgacatttgaaatgactttagttttgtgccgtctgtgacctgctttatttaaacaaaagtaaacaactgaatgaacatcatcagagccaggtgattccataatttttgccaggggttttaCTATATTAACTTCAATTTATAGTGTATACATTGTCATAATCGAACAAGGCAAAATCAAGGGAGTAGATCTGAGCAAGACCCTGGATCTGCTGCTTGGTTAGGTTTTTGAAGTACTCTTTGCTTATGACTTCATTAATTCTGGATTCATTCGGATACACTTTCATTTTGGGGAATTTCAAGTAATGTGGGGCCCCTATAAATCTCAGAACATGATCGGCATCAGGTTTCATGGTTTCAAACTTGCCATATATGTCATACTGGATTGTACATGGGTCACAAATGTGATGCATGGGTCTCCAATGAATGTCCATCTGTTTGGGATCCACTTGGAGTAGATAGCGGACAAACTCTTCGAAGGTAAGATCACTGTCATAATTTTGAGGTTTCCTGATCTTCTTCTTTATTGACATTACAACACTTTTGTAATACTCTCGTGCATGGAAGATTTTATCCCTATATGCAGAGACCAGTCTTTGGAAAGGATGACGGGAGAACATCACTTTTGTGTAGTTCTTCAATATCTCCATCTGCAGATGCATCGGGTAAGCATCTAAActgtgtagtgatctgtcctggtgGATGTCATAGTCCAGTTCCTGGGGATTTTGATAGACACCCTTTTCCATTAGGATCAGTATTCTCTTCCAGTTGCTGCATCCAACTTTTGGCACTTCACAGTATACGAACTTATGTTTGTGTTCAACAAACAGACTCCTGGAAATAGTGATTGAATTGTAGGATTTATTGAGTTTGTTCGTGAAACAGGCAATATTCATTATATTTCTGCGGTGGTTCTGAATGTAGGTCATGTATAGATAACCTGAAAAGTTAATGCACCCATTATTTAACGAGTTCTAGAGGGCAACTGCAATTTGTAATGATCTATGAGAAGAAGTTAGAGAGAGACTCATGAGAGCTTTATCAAAAACCAGTGCAAAAACGTAAAGCAGGTGCCAAGACAACCAATCAGATTTCAGCTTTTATTTTTGAAGACTTTTTTAAAGTTATTTGCAAACTGATTGGCTGTTAACTATGTTCGGCTGCTCAACTTTTTCATCTTCATCCAtccaaggcctctttcacacgtctgtgaaacacaCATACatgtttaggcctctgccacactcacgtgaatttcacgcacgtgccgagagacacgtattttccctgcgtgttgcgtgcaggtaagtacgtgtctctggtacgtgcgtgacacgtgtgttctacgtgtgctatccgcgatagcacacgtagaatcagtaattattatactcacctggtcctccctgatgtccgcgctgctgtccgtggtgctgatcctcggtctccagccctcccgtctccccgctgctgctgctgccaggcagtgaagtgaatattctatgagattaatgagcggcggtcggcagcaagaggcagcagcggcagagacaggagggctggagaaggtgagttaatgttttttatttttttccctgacatgtgtgtttactccggcgcgtgtcacacgggaccgcatccacactacacccgtgtggtacgggtgcgggccgtgtaacacccgtgctgccggagaaaacactgacatgtcagcgctttgaaaatcgcacacacgtacaaacgcacacggacacacgttccgtgtggttttacgtgtgtgtgcctgctacaatagggtaacattggttaaagtgtctccgtgccgccggtacgtgtaaaaaatgacaaacacgtgccggaggcacggatgtgtggcacaggccttaagaTGCGTTTGGCCATCCGTGTACCATGActttggcacacatgtgttctccgtgtgctatatgtgatagcacacggagagcaggaactttttactcaccagtccctggcgctgctgtctccggaGCTGCTTTCCGAATCCGCGGTGCAGTGAGtattcatgagcataataagcAGGCCCGGAGGCAAGTGAAAGCAGctccaaagacagcagcgctggagacaagtgagtatagaaaatatttttttttcaaagacacgtgttttctccgcaaCATGTCACACTGATTACATGGACCACATCAGTGTGCGGACCATGTGAcaacagtgctgccggagaaaaacggacccgtctctgtgcggaacacatggacatACATGtgcaccacacggacacacgtccgtgaaaaaacacagatgtatgcgtagacccattgatttgaatCGGTCTGTGTATGTACTTGATTCTATAgattgtaagcccacaagggcagggccctcttccctctgtactagtctgtctattgtaacttgtatatgtattctgtatgtaaccccttctcatgtacaccaccatggaattaatgatgctctataaataaataataataataataataataataataataataataataataaaaaataataattctggtacgtatgaaaatAGTGTAATATGTACTGGAATCACTGATGTGGGAAGGGGGCCTAAGTTGGTGCTACCAGCCCGAACTATATAGCTTGGTTTTATGAAAGCTTCCATAAAGGCTGTAACCCCCTAAGGATCCAGCCAACTTGTATTTTTAACATTTAACTTTTTTTCccccttcttccaggagccatCACTTTTTTTTCCTTCACCATATGATGGCTTATTTATTGCTGGAtgtgttgtagttttaaatgacacTATTCATTGTACCATATAAAGTGCTAAAAAGttgaggaaaaaaattccaagtgatttCAATGAAATTCCCCAGGAACACGTTTATACAAGTCAGTATTATTACTTACTgtaacttgtttttttattttattattttagtggcttAAAAGTCTAacctttgtaaaataaaaaaaattgtcttgtgtcaccattttccaacaCTTGTAACTACATTTTTCTCATCAATGGAGCTGAacgaggttttttatttttttttgtattgcatGCTGTAATTTTTGATGGTACACACGATGTTTTAAACACTTTTTAGTGCGATTTTTGAAGATTAGATTTTATATTTCTTTGTGGAATTTACCTTATgagttaaataattttatattgtaATAGATTGTACATTTATGCGCTTCAGAAAAAGGAAATATACTTTGATTTTATTATTTTATCTTTTTAATTTTAAATGGATAAAAGCAGAGTGattcaaatttatttatttatttatttattttactttatacTGTATTTTTTGTCTCAACGGGGAATTTGAACCTGCATTTGTTTAATCGTAGTTTATGTTTAATAATTTTTAAATTGCATCgtatagtaaaaatcacagtctccttttaaGCCCAAGGTGTGGCTGAGCCTTACAGGAGCACAAAAATGACTACGACCTTGGCAATGCACtagaggcccagtcacactaaacaacttaccagcgatcccaacaacgatacaacctgatagggatcgctggtaagttgctaggaggtcactggtgagatgtcacactaagcgacgctccagcgatcccaccagcaacctgacctggcagggatcactggagcgtcgctacacatggaagcatgcagcgcttggtaactaaggtaaatatcgggtaaccaacctgatatttaccttggttaccagcgcacaccgcttagcgctggctccctgcactcctagccacagtacacatcgggttaattacccgatgtgtactctgctacgtgtgcaggcagcagggagccggcttctgcggacgctgctaaccacggtaaacatcgggtaaccaagaagcccttcccttggttacccgatatttaccttcactaCCAGCATCCgcggctctcacactgccagtgccggctccctgttccctgcacacatagccacagtacacatcgggttaattacccgatgtgtactccggcttacgtgtgcagagagcagggagccggcactgacagctgagagtggtggacgctggtaacgaaggtaaatatcgggtaaccaagggaagggcttcttggttacccgatgtttaccgtggttaccagcgtccgcagaagccgactccctgcacatttagttgttgtctgtcgctgtcacacacagcgatgtcttcttcacagcgggagagcaacagctaaaaaatggtccaggacattcagcaacagccagctacctcacagcaggggccgggttgttgctgaatgtcacacacagcaacatcgcta from Anomaloglossus baeobatrachus isolate aAnoBae1 chromosome 12, aAnoBae1.hap1, whole genome shotgun sequence includes the following:
- the LOC142257545 gene encoding carbohydrate sulfotransferase 8-like — its product is MTYIQNHRRNIMNIACFTNKLNKSYNSITISRSLFVEHKHKFVYCEVPKVGCSNWKRILILMEKGVYQNPQELDYDIHQDRSLHSLDAYPMHLQMEILKNYTKVMFSRHPFQRLVSAYRDKIFHAREYYKSVVMSIKKKIRKPQNYDSDLTFEEFVRYLLQVDPKQMDIHWRPMHHICDPCTIQYDIYGKFETMKPDADHVLRFIGAPHYLKFPKMKVYPNESRINEVISKEYFKNLTKQQIQGLAQIYSLDFALFDYDNVYTIN